GTGTGGGTCTTTTCCAGCATCTCGTCGCGCTTTTGCGTGTAGTCATCCCACTTCGTCAGCGCCGCAATATCCATGTCCGAAAGCTTCCAGCATTTCAGCGGGCTGTGGCGGCGATCATGGAAGCGTTCGATCTGCGTCTCGCGTCCGATGTCGAGCCAGAACTTGAAAAGATGGATGTCCTCATGCACCAGCATCTTTTCCAGCCGTGGTGTTTCCTTGAGAAAGCGCTTGTGTTCTTCGGGGGTGCAGAATCCCATGACAGGCTCGACACCAGCGCGGTTATACCAGGAACGGTCGAAGAGAACGAATTCACCGGCAGTCGGAAAATGTGAGATATAACGCTGGAAATACCATTGGCCGCGTTCGGTTTCCGTCGGTTTGGTCAGCGCCACCACGCGGGCGTAGCGGGGGTTGAGGTAGGCTCGGGCCGCAAAGATCGCGCCGCCCTTGCCCGCCGCATCGCGGCCTTCGAAGACCGCCATCACCCGTTTACCGGTGGCCTGCAGCCAGAACTGCACCTTCACCAATTCCACCTGCAGCGCCTCCAGCGCGGCGTCATAATCTTCCCGTTTCATCTTCTTGTCGTAGGGAAAGTCACCTGCGGAGAGTTTTTTGTCCTCCACCCAGTCGGGAAGAACCGGATCGTCGATGTCGAAGCTGCGCGGCTTGCCGCCAATGGTAAGCTCCACCGCTCGCTTCTTCGTGTCTTCGGCCATATTTGTTCTCCGGCTATTGTTGTGTAAAGGCAACTCACCGCCAATGAGTTCATATCCACCGGCAGAATTCAAGTGAAAGAGGAGTGGCGGGACATGGTGCGGCGCCGGGGACGATTGCGGCACAGATTTTGCGCATATACGTTGTGAAAAATGCGCGGTGATGAATCTCTGTCATGAAGCTGGCCTATGAGAATTCGATGCGCTGTCAGGTGAAAGTGGAAAGCAGGCTGAAATGGCAGTCATGGAAGGCGATCGTGGATTAAGGCTTTTGGGACGAAAGCTTGGCCGAAACTGGTTGCCCGTTCTCGTCGTCAGCATGCTGGCCATCGTGGCCGTTTCGGAACTGCACACGCCCTATATGCCGGCCGCCCTTTGGCTCTGCGCCATCATCGCCATTCTGGCGGTTCGGGAGCGGTCAGTGGTGCCCAAAGCCGATGAAGCTGCGGTTGCGGAAACGGATGAACCCGAGGTGCCTGCGGAAAGTGTCATTTCCGGCGTCAGGGCCGGCCTTGCGGTGCTGGATACGCCGGTCTTCATCCTCGACAAGAATGCCAGCGTGCTGTTTCAGAACGGTGCGGCGGAACGGGCGTTCGGCCAGCTTCCGCCCGGCGCGCATATTTCCGCCCGCCTGCGATCCCCGGGCCTGCTGGATGTCATCCGCGAAACCATAACCACCGGCCAACCCAATCAGGTCGAGCATTCGGAGCGTTTTCCATCAGAGCGCGTCTTCATCGTTCGCATTGCCCGGGCGGATGCGGGGGAGGTGGCCGGCCCACCATTTTACATATTGTCGTTCCGCGATGTGTCGGAGCTTCGCCGCATCGACCGGATGCGCAGCGACTTCGTCGCCAATGCCAGCCATGAATTGCGCACGCCGCTCGCCTCGCTGCGTGGCTTCATCGAAACCATGCAGGGTCCGGCTCGCAACGACCCGAAAGCACAGGAACGTTTTCTCGCCATCATGCTCGATCAGGCGACCCGCATGAGCAGGCTGGTGGATGATCTGATGTCGCTTTCACGGCTGGAGCTACGGGCAAATATCGCGCCCGACCAGAAGGTCGACCTCGTCCCCGTCATCGGTCATGTGCGGGACGCGCTGCTGCCGCTCGCCAACGAGCTGGATGTGGAGATCACCCTGCATCTGCCCGACCGGCCGGCGGAAGTGCAGGGCGACCGCGACGAACTGGTGCAGGTGTTCCAGAACCTCGTTGAAAATGCTTGCAAATATGGACAGGAAGGCAAGGTCGTGGATGTCTGGCTCCGCGCTGAACCCGGCAAGCCGGTGGAAGTGAGCGTCATCGACAAGGGGCCAGGCATTCCCGCCGAACATGTGCCGCGTCTGACGGAGCGGTTTTATCGCGTCAGTGTCGCCGACAGCCGTTCCAAAAAGGGAACGGGTCTCGGGCTTGCCATTGTCAAGCATATCCTCACCCGCCACCGTGCCCGCCTCATCATTAAATCGGAATTGGGCAACGGTACGGACTTCACCGTCAGATTCTGACATAAAATATCTGCCAGCTTTTAATGCCGTAAAATTTTATAAATTAAATCAATAATTTAGGTTGTCACAAATCTTTCACTGAAGTGACATAAAAGGATGTGGCTACGGTGGTTAAGAAAAGGTCGCCGAGCGCATGCTTTGAGCGAGTGCCGCTATCGGCCGCGTCCACAAACAAGCCCACGACGGGAGAGACAAATGAACATCCTTAAATTTTCCGCAGCAGCTCTGGTGGCTTCTGTCGCCTTCGCTGGCGCCGCCGCTGCTCGCGACCAGATCCAGGTTGCCGGTTCTTCCACGGTTCTGCCCTATGCCAAGATCGTTGCTGAAACCTTTGCCGAAACCTTCCCGAACTTCAAGGCTCCGGTTGTTGAGTCCGGCGGCACGGGCGGTGGTCTGAAGGCGTTCTGCTCCGGCGTTGGTGAAGGCACCATCGACATCGCCAATGCTTCGCGCGCAATCAAGAGCGACGAACTGGCCGCCTGTAAGGCTGCTGGCGTTACCGACGTTCAGGAAGTGAAGATCGGTTACGACGGTATCGTCTTCGCAATGGACGCATCCAACAAGGACATCAAGCTCGAGCCGAAGGATCTGTACCTTGCTCTCGCAGCTGAAATCGTCAAGGACGGCAAGCTCGTTGCCAACCCCAACAAGAAGTGGTCGGAAGTCAACAAGGAACTGCCTGATGTAGCGATCGCCGCTTACATCCCGGGTTCCAAGCACGGCACGCGCGAAGTCTTCGAAGAGAAGATCATGGCTGACGGCTGCAAGGAAGCCGGCGCTACCGACGCCATCAAGAAGATCGTTACCGATGCCAAGCAGGCAGCTGCAAAGTGCATCGCTGTCCGTAAGGACGGCGCTGCAGTCGACATCGACGGCGACTACACCGAAACGCTGGCCCGCATCGACGCCAACAAGACTGGCCTCGGCGTTTTCGGCCTCGCTTTCTATGAAAACAATGCTGACCGTCTGAAGGTTGCCACTGTTTCTGGCGTTGTTCCGTCCACCGAAACCGTTGCCAGCGGCAAGTATCCGGTTTCCCGCCCGCTGTTCTTCTACGTGAAGAAGGCTCACCTGGGCGTTATCCCGGGCCTCAAGGAATACGTCGAGTTCTTCGTTTCTGACGACATGATCGGCCCGGATTCCCCGCTCGCCAACTACGGCCTGGTTGCTGCTCCGGACAAGGAGCGCGAAGAAATCCGCGCCAAGTTCGCAGCCGGCGCTTCCATGTAATAAAGATGAGGGGCGCGGCCTGCCGCGCCCCTTGTTCCGCCCGGTGCCTCTCCGCTTCGGCGATTGTCTCCGGTTGACAGTTCCGATCCATCGCCATCCACATAATTGTTTATGGATTACAGATGGATAGGTTGTATCAACCTTGACGCTTGCCAGACTTTCATACAGTCAAAAGGCAGGCATCTCTGGATGGTCCAGCGGTCTCGTTTTGATGACTTTTTGATTTGCCCGATATCGCACCGTGCTCTTGAGGCACGCCGAGGGAATTCTAATGAACACATCGATCCTTTTGCTGATACTGGTGCTGATCGGCATCGGCAGTTATCTGCTCGGCAGTCGCCGCGCCATTGCTCTGTCTGGCGGGCGCCCCGCCAGCATGCATTCCCGTGCCGGTTATCACGGCTCCTACGCGGTCGTCTGGGCGGTTTTGCCCGCGGCGTTCATTCTCTGTATATGGCTTGTTATCAGCCCGCTGGTCATCACCTCGGCCGTGCGTGGTAATTTTCCCGAAGACGTGCGCGCCCAGTCCGAGGCGCAGCAAAGCCTGACATATGGCATGGTGAGCTCCATCGCCCGTGGACTTCAGCGCCTGACGGCGGAAGAAACCGCGCAGGCAGATGCGGATACAGCCACGGTAAGGCCGCTTCTGGCATCGAAAGGCGTTGCGATTGCCGGCGATCCCGAGCGTTATATGGTCGATGCGGCCCAGACGCTGAACACGATGACCTCGACAAGCCGCATCGCGATGATCGTCATCGTGCTGGCGGCCGCATTCGCCGGCGCCGCTTATGCGCTGCGTTCGATCGCTCCCCGCTTTCGGGCCCGCAACAAGGTCGAAAGGGTCATTCTCGCATCCCTGCTTGTCGCCTCGTCCATCGCGATCTTGACGACCATCGGTATCGTCCTGTCGATGTTGACGGAAGCCATCCAGTTCTTCACCATGGTTCCGGCACACCAGTTCTTTTTCGGAACCGTGTGGGATCCGCGTTTTGCGGCCGCCGGTGCAACGGACTCGTCCGGCCAGTTCGGCCTCATCCCGCTGCTCGCCGGCACGCTCTATATCGGCTTTGTCGCCATGCTGGTCGCGGTCCCGGTCGGTCTGTTTTCGGCGATTTACATGTCGGAATACGCCTCGCCGCGCCTGCGTTCAGTGGCAAAGCCGCTGCTCGAGGTACTCGCCGGTATTCCCACGATCGTCTACGGCTTCTTCGCGCTGACGACGGTGGGTCCTTTCCTGCGAGACATCTCCACGCAGATCAACGGTCTCGCAACCGGCAACTACGCCAATTTCATCCAGGCGCAGAGCGTCATTACCGCCGGCTTCGTGATGGGCATCATGCTCATTCCCTATGTCTCGTCGCTGTCGGACGATATCATCACCGCCGTGCCGCGTTCGTTGCGCGATGGTTCTCTCGGTCTTGGTGCCACGCGCTCTGAAACCATCAAGAAGGTCATCGTTCCCGCCGCTCTTCCCGGCATCGTCGGCGCCGTGCTGATGACGGCATCGCGTGCGATCGGCGAAACCATGATCGTGGTTCTCGCCGCCGGTGTTGCTGCCCGTCTGCAGATCAACCCGTTCGAACCGATGACCACGGTAACGGTCAAGATCGTCAGCCAGCTGACCGGCGACCTTGAATTCACCTCGCCGCAGACGCTTGTCGCCTTCGCGCTGGGCATCACGCTTTTCGCCATCACGCTTTGCCTGAATATCTACGCGCTTTACATCGTGCGCAAATACCGGGAGCAATATGAATGACCGACATCGTTTCTCCCACAGCCGGCGCTACCGCCGGAAACAACGCCACGCGCCGTGATATCGGCATCAAGCGTCGCTATGCCGCCGAACGCCGCTTCCGTGCCTATGGAATGGCAGCGATTTCCTTCGGCCTGATCTTCCTCTTCCTGCTGCTCTGGTCGGTCGTATCCAAGGGTTACACCGCCTTCCAGCAGACGATGATCACCGTTCCGGTCGAGTTTTCCGAACTGATCATCGATCCGAAGAATGAGCGGGCCGCAAATCCCGCAAAGCTGATGACGGCCAATTATCCCGTTCTCGCCCGCGATGCGGTTGCCAAGGTTCTCGGCGTCGCGCCAACGGACCGCGCCGGTCTTCGCGCCGTCAACGTCATGATCTCCGACAGCGTCCGCACCCAGCTGCGCGACATCGTCGTCGCCGATCCTGCCGTTATCGGCACCACGCGCACCGTCACGCTTCTGGCATCGGGCGATGTGGACAGCGCCTTCAAGGGCCAGGTCGATCTGACGGTGGATGAGGCCAACCGCCGCATCTCGAACCAGCAGCTCGGCTGGATGAACCAGCTCGCCGAAGGTGGCCAGCTTGGCAAACATTTCAACACCGGCATCTTCGTCAACGGCAATTCGAGCCGTCCGGAAGCGGCGGGTGTCGGTGTGGCGCTGATCGGTTCCTTCTACATGATGATGATCGTGCTGGTTCTGTCACTGCCGATCGGTGTCGCAGCTTCCATCTATCTCGAGGAATTCGCGCCGAAGAACCGTTTGACGGACCTTATCGAGGTGAACATCAACAATCTCGCGGCTGTTCCCTCGATCGTTTACGGTTTGCTCGGTCTTTCCGTCTTCATCAACTTCATGGGCTTTCCGCGCTCGGCCTCCCTGGTCGGTGGCCTCGTCCTGACGCTGATGACATTGCCGACGATCATCATTGCCACACGCGCAGCATTGAAGGCCGTGCCGCCGTCGATCCGTGCGGCAGCGCTTGGTCTCGGCGCTTCGAAGATGCAGACGATCTTCCATCACGTCCTGCCGCTTGCCATGCCCGGCATTCTCACCGGCACCATCATCGGCCTTGCCCATGCGCTGGGTGAAACGGCGCCGCTGCTCTTGATCGGCATGGTGGCATTCGTTGCAAATTATCCGACAACGCCAATGGATCCGTCCACGGCTCTGCCGGTACAGATTTACATGTGGGCGAACGAAGCGGAACGTGCCTTTGTCGAACGGACATCCGGCGCTATCATCATCCTGCTTTTGTTCCTCATCGTCATGAATGTTGGCGCAATCCTGTTGCGTCGCCGTTTCGAACGGCGCTGGTAGAGGGAGATTGAGCAATGAACATGTTGTCGGAAGCAGCAGTTGAAAAGGCGCTGG
The Agrobacterium cucumeris DNA segment above includes these coding regions:
- the ppk2 gene encoding polyphosphate kinase 2, which encodes MAEDTKKRAVELTIGGKPRSFDIDDPVLPDWVEDKKLSAGDFPYDKKMKREDYDAALEALQVELVKVQFWLQATGKRVMAVFEGRDAAGKGGAIFAARAYLNPRYARVVALTKPTETERGQWYFQRYISHFPTAGEFVLFDRSWYNRAGVEPVMGFCTPEEHKRFLKETPRLEKMLVHEDIHLFKFWLDIGRETQIERFHDRRHSPLKCWKLSDMDIAALTKWDDYTQKRDEMLEKTHTDAAPWTVVRANDKRRARVNLIRHILNSLEYDGKDNKVIGEIDGKILGSGPEFLK
- the phoR gene encoding phosphate regulon sensor histidine kinase PhoR is translated as MAVMEGDRGLRLLGRKLGRNWLPVLVVSMLAIVAVSELHTPYMPAALWLCAIIAILAVRERSVVPKADEAAVAETDEPEVPAESVISGVRAGLAVLDTPVFILDKNASVLFQNGAAERAFGQLPPGAHISARLRSPGLLDVIRETITTGQPNQVEHSERFPSERVFIVRIARADAGEVAGPPFYILSFRDVSELRRIDRMRSDFVANASHELRTPLASLRGFIETMQGPARNDPKAQERFLAIMLDQATRMSRLVDDLMSLSRLELRANIAPDQKVDLVPVIGHVRDALLPLANELDVEITLHLPDRPAEVQGDRDELVQVFQNLVENACKYGQEGKVVDVWLRAEPGKPVEVSVIDKGPGIPAEHVPRLTERFYRVSVADSRSKKGTGLGLAIVKHILTRHRARLIIKSELGNGTDFTVRF
- a CDS encoding substrate-binding domain-containing protein, with the translated sequence MNILKFSAAALVASVAFAGAAAARDQIQVAGSSTVLPYAKIVAETFAETFPNFKAPVVESGGTGGGLKAFCSGVGEGTIDIANASRAIKSDELAACKAAGVTDVQEVKIGYDGIVFAMDASNKDIKLEPKDLYLALAAEIVKDGKLVANPNKKWSEVNKELPDVAIAAYIPGSKHGTREVFEEKIMADGCKEAGATDAIKKIVTDAKQAAAKCIAVRKDGAAVDIDGDYTETLARIDANKTGLGVFGLAFYENNADRLKVATVSGVVPSTETVASGKYPVSRPLFFYVKKAHLGVIPGLKEYVEFFVSDDMIGPDSPLANYGLVAAPDKEREEIRAKFAAGASM
- the pstC gene encoding phosphate ABC transporter permease subunit PstC: MNTSILLLILVLIGIGSYLLGSRRAIALSGGRPASMHSRAGYHGSYAVVWAVLPAAFILCIWLVISPLVITSAVRGNFPEDVRAQSEAQQSLTYGMVSSIARGLQRLTAEETAQADADTATVRPLLASKGVAIAGDPERYMVDAAQTLNTMTSTSRIAMIVIVLAAAFAGAAYALRSIAPRFRARNKVERVILASLLVASSIAILTTIGIVLSMLTEAIQFFTMVPAHQFFFGTVWDPRFAAAGATDSSGQFGLIPLLAGTLYIGFVAMLVAVPVGLFSAIYMSEYASPRLRSVAKPLLEVLAGIPTIVYGFFALTTVGPFLRDISTQINGLATGNYANFIQAQSVITAGFVMGIMLIPYVSSLSDDIITAVPRSLRDGSLGLGATRSETIKKVIVPAALPGIVGAVLMTASRAIGETMIVVLAAGVAARLQINPFEPMTTVTVKIVSQLTGDLEFTSPQTLVAFALGITLFAITLCLNIYALYIVRKYREQYE
- the pstA gene encoding phosphate ABC transporter permease PstA, producing the protein MTDIVSPTAGATAGNNATRRDIGIKRRYAAERRFRAYGMAAISFGLIFLFLLLWSVVSKGYTAFQQTMITVPVEFSELIIDPKNERAANPAKLMTANYPVLARDAVAKVLGVAPTDRAGLRAVNVMISDSVRTQLRDIVVADPAVIGTTRTVTLLASGDVDSAFKGQVDLTVDEANRRISNQQLGWMNQLAEGGQLGKHFNTGIFVNGNSSRPEAAGVGVALIGSFYMMMIVLVLSLPIGVAASIYLEEFAPKNRLTDLIEVNINNLAAVPSIVYGLLGLSVFINFMGFPRSASLVGGLVLTLMTLPTIIIATRAALKAVPPSIRAAALGLGASKMQTIFHHVLPLAMPGILTGTIIGLAHALGETAPLLLIGMVAFVANYPTTPMDPSTALPVQIYMWANEAERAFVERTSGAIIILLLFLIVMNVGAILLRRRFERRW